The following are encoded together in the Streptomyces flavofungini genome:
- a CDS encoding YcaO-like family protein codes for MIDFSATLAPENGLASAHAIRPPRRPDEPLWQGLAELHRDRTGAGERQGEALSPTVVGAYGISPSDTLTRAAGEAVERFALLPVPDPGSGPISGEGRPARIEDLGPQAALDPTAPHAGLAAADTLDRPLRWYPAQWLDSGAPLQVPAGLVDYPARAEDSDGFDPSPSGAASGGTREQALRSALLEVIERDAFLTAWFHQLPLRLLDADHFASRAPDPGSPGVRRFRQALHAARALGLHPVLARVPTHVPGVVCTVGVIIDTADGRPLAAVGASASDDPATSAVKALQEALQIRSALRLVQRAHPAEHPSRRPPGDLERAQYFASTAGVRAVERWVATFTPAETAETAETAEAIAPDAPDAVTVTDLLDALHTQGVRPVVVDLTHRLPDPIRAMGWHAVKVIPVGMQPLRMDDRLEFTWHRERLEAARARFGCGRHPAAADPEPHPLI; via the coding sequence GTGATCGACTTCTCCGCCACGCTCGCCCCCGAGAACGGCCTGGCCTCCGCGCACGCCATCCGCCCCCCGCGCCGGCCCGACGAACCCCTGTGGCAGGGCCTGGCGGAGCTGCACCGTGACCGCACCGGCGCCGGCGAACGGCAGGGCGAGGCCCTGAGCCCCACGGTGGTGGGCGCCTACGGCATCTCCCCCTCCGACACCCTGACCCGCGCGGCGGGCGAGGCCGTGGAACGGTTCGCGCTGCTTCCGGTCCCGGACCCGGGCTCCGGCCCGATCTCCGGCGAGGGCCGTCCCGCCCGCATCGAGGACCTCGGCCCCCAGGCCGCCCTCGACCCCACCGCCCCCCACGCAGGCCTCGCCGCCGCCGACACCCTGGACCGGCCGCTGCGCTGGTATCCGGCCCAGTGGCTGGACAGCGGCGCTCCCCTCCAGGTGCCTGCCGGGCTCGTCGACTATCCCGCCCGCGCCGAGGACTCCGACGGCTTCGACCCGTCGCCCTCCGGGGCGGCGTCGGGCGGCACACGGGAGCAGGCGCTGCGCTCGGCGCTGCTGGAAGTCATCGAGCGGGACGCCTTCTTGACCGCCTGGTTCCACCAACTGCCGCTGCGCCTGCTCGACGCGGACCACTTCGCGTCTCGCGCCCCTGATCCGGGCTCCCCCGGCGTGCGGCGCTTCCGGCAGGCCCTCCACGCCGCCCGCGCCCTCGGCCTGCATCCCGTCCTCGCCCGCGTCCCCACCCATGTGCCGGGCGTCGTCTGCACCGTGGGCGTCATCATCGACACCGCCGACGGCCGACCGCTGGCCGCGGTCGGGGCGAGCGCGTCCGACGACCCGGCGACCAGCGCCGTCAAGGCCCTCCAGGAAGCCCTGCAGATCCGCTCCGCCCTTCGGCTCGTACAGCGCGCGCACCCTGCCGAGCACCCGTCCCGCCGTCCTCCGGGCGACCTGGAGCGCGCGCAGTACTTCGCGTCGACCGCGGGCGTACGGGCCGTGGAGCGCTGGGTCGCCACCTTCACCCCGGCAGAAACCGCCGAGACCGCAGAGACCGCCGAGGCGATCGCGCCGGACGCGCCGGACGCCGTCACCGTGACCGATCTGCTCGACGCCCTGCACACGCAGGGAGTACGCCCCGTCGTCGTCGACCTGACCCACCGCCTGCCCGACCCGATCAGGGCCATGGGCTGGCACGCCGTCAAGGTGATCCCCGTCGGCATGCAACCTCTGCGCATGGACGACCGGCTGGAGTTCACCTGGCACCGGGAGCGTCTTGAGGCCGCGCGAGCACGGTTCGGTTGCGGTCGGCACCCCGCCGCAGCCGACCCCGAACCCCACCCGCTGATCTGA
- a CDS encoding iron-containing alcohol dehydrogenase translates to MTTAAGAAPAAGPPAIWQRATRVHVGQGAIVEALAAERPGRALLVVDARQPRLPDVIGRSTRATHTELVSVDPADCDLETSVRLSERLVDADWVVAAGGGSVMDAVALARLFTAAPDTVARIRLGGGRPGLVRGPAPSELGPHPRLIAVPTTVGTAAEVSAAATVLVGGHRKLVMHPQLAADVACLDPAATRTLPPSALREGALEAILRLCNGYLPRPGQRFPPTADAEARDLLRDLAHTTVSGGSALDVAVLSARTVLGFATVGRDSFAGKVWYLANELSTVAGVRKMSATAALVPVVWSRVMRGDTRFGDAERLRAAWAALRAGHPELPLDPVQGLRHLSRAWGVGGPLPPVDPEALAVRAVRAWGAGLPMLDGFSTHDIAGLYADALQGAHQ, encoded by the coding sequence ATGACGACCGCCGCCGGCGCCGCGCCCGCCGCCGGGCCGCCGGCCATCTGGCAGCGGGCGACCCGGGTGCACGTGGGGCAGGGGGCGATCGTCGAGGCGCTGGCGGCGGAGCGGCCCGGCCGCGCGCTGCTCGTCGTGGACGCCCGGCAGCCCCGACTGCCGGACGTGATCGGCCGGTCGACGCGGGCCACGCACACCGAGCTGGTCAGCGTGGACCCCGCGGACTGCGACCTGGAGACCAGCGTGCGCCTGTCCGAGCGGCTCGTCGACGCCGACTGGGTGGTCGCGGCGGGGGGCGGGTCCGTGATGGACGCCGTGGCCCTGGCACGCCTGTTCACCGCGGCACCGGACACCGTGGCCCGGATCCGGCTCGGCGGCGGGCGTCCCGGTCTGGTGCGCGGACCGGCACCGAGCGAGCTGGGACCGCACCCCCGACTGATCGCCGTACCGACCACCGTGGGAACGGCCGCGGAGGTCAGCGCCGCGGCCACCGTGCTGGTCGGCGGCCACCGCAAACTGGTCATGCATCCCCAACTGGCGGCCGACGTCGCCTGCCTCGACCCGGCCGCGACCCGCACCCTGCCCCCCTCCGCCCTGCGCGAAGGCGCCCTGGAAGCGATCCTGCGCCTCTGCAACGGCTACCTGCCACGGCCGGGACAGCGGTTCCCGCCGACCGCCGACGCCGAAGCCCGCGACCTGCTGCGCGACCTGGCGCACACCACGGTGTCCGGCGGCAGCGCCCTGGATGTTGCCGTGCTCAGCGCCCGCACCGTGCTCGGCTTCGCGACCGTCGGCCGGGACTCCTTCGCGGGCAAGGTGTGGTACCTCGCCAATGAGCTGTCCACCGTGGCCGGCGTGCGCAAGATGTCGGCGACCGCGGCCCTCGTACCCGTTGTGTGGTCCCGGGTCATGCGGGGCGACACCCGCTTCGGGGACGCGGAACGGCTCCGGGCCGCCTGGGCCGCCTTGCGCGCCGGCCACCCCGAGCTGCCCCTCGACCCGGTCCAGGGTCTGCGGCACCTGAGCAGGGCCTGGGGCGTCGGCGGCCCGCTGCCCCCGGTCGACCCCGAAGCCCTGGCCGTCCGCGCGGTGCGCGCCTGGGGCGCGGGACTGCCCATGCTCGACGGCTTCAGCACCCACGACATCGCCGGCCTCTACGCCGATGCCCTCCAGGGAGCCCACCAGTGA
- a CDS encoding helix-turn-helix transcriptional regulator — protein sequence MNRAEDASHASHASRVSQDPSASQSLHASQYPHASHEPHTDHDATGPALVGRAGEVGELLLMLEGVQARRPGVVLIEGAPGTGRTALLERLARHGRARDMTVLRAQCGAMEQAFAFGVIRQLFKAVDHAGFTGQPPSTEWLFGLFEGLLQEMTHLAERAPVLMVVDDFHHADLQSAQWIDFLARRLHNAPVLIVLATDRDVPAAHRELTAELALSPLCHAIDLGPLPPAAVGELTVAALGEPADDDFVRLCLHLSGGNPKLLTLLLREFTRGGIAPLSAERARAAEAASRVTEVIVPKWLARYPDDLTVVAGMTALLGDEADVGLLQQLTGLSHRSVSSALTLLERTGLLRADGSHRSFHPVVRAALSSHLSLAERADIQARAAHLLFTQGVPHERVADLILTSEPTQERWQVGVLRAAATDATARGATDRAITYLRRAAQATPFLPERASLLLELGALESRTDVMSSVRHLEEGTQLTADPALRARGIPLLADGLIQCGQAHRAMELLDEQAAETAPDDAEALRRIRGQRAIAAIAAGIADEAAPAADLVGSGPFTGRPDAVPDAVSDGVPVVGVPVGTTPGERALLAAHALYTSLRMGSAAEAMTAAEGALHHFDAEREPLWCAVVAIEALRHADRLESASRWNETISAFDLGGRPPAMRAVLRAQESQIRFQQGDLPGALTAADEALRLLPEPHPYGALVASAAMLPLVESGRAQDARRIADDPRWRAVPENWLWPHFLAARAQLRAAEGHPHAALHDLEQCGRLLARYEGDNPGRIAWRSQAAQLHRQEGRPQEAQRLSDEELVLARRWGAPITLAKSLRAAALADARSDCPELLEESVLLLEDAGCGLELVRSLIAQGTALHAAGRTESAREVLRRALGLAQAGSAQRAAQEAYHKLLATGARPRRYSQVGPRALTAGQRRVVELAVQGLSNEDIAGRLYVTQRTVEFHLTNAYRKLGITGRTDLARTLRSAMAA from the coding sequence ATGAATCGAGCCGAGGACGCCTCACACGCCTCACACGCCTCACGAGTCTCGCAGGATCCATCTGCGTCGCAGAGCCTGCATGCGTCGCAGTACCCGCATGCGTCACACGAACCGCACACCGATCACGACGCCACCGGCCCCGCGCTCGTCGGCCGCGCCGGTGAGGTCGGTGAGCTGCTGCTCATGCTGGAAGGCGTGCAGGCGCGCAGGCCCGGGGTCGTGCTGATCGAGGGCGCTCCCGGAACGGGCAGGACCGCCCTCCTGGAGCGCCTCGCCCGGCACGGCCGGGCCCGGGACATGACCGTCCTGCGGGCGCAGTGCGGTGCCATGGAGCAGGCCTTCGCCTTCGGTGTGATCCGCCAGCTGTTCAAGGCGGTGGACCACGCCGGATTCACCGGTCAACCACCGTCCACCGAGTGGCTGTTCGGCCTCTTCGAAGGGCTGCTCCAGGAGATGACGCACCTGGCGGAGCGGGCTCCCGTGCTCATGGTCGTGGACGACTTCCACCACGCCGACCTCCAGTCCGCCCAGTGGATCGACTTCCTGGCGCGGCGTCTGCACAACGCGCCCGTCCTCATCGTCCTGGCCACGGACCGGGACGTGCCCGCCGCCCATCGGGAGCTGACGGCGGAACTCGCGCTGAGCCCGCTGTGCCACGCGATCGATCTCGGGCCGCTCCCACCGGCGGCGGTGGGGGAGCTGACGGTCGCTGCGCTGGGCGAACCGGCCGACGACGACTTCGTGCGACTGTGTCTGCACCTGAGCGGGGGCAACCCGAAACTCCTGACCCTCCTGCTCCGCGAGTTCACGCGCGGCGGCATCGCGCCGCTGTCCGCCGAGCGCGCGAGAGCGGCCGAGGCCGCTTCCCGGGTGACGGAGGTCATCGTGCCGAAATGGCTGGCCCGCTACCCCGACGACCTGACCGTCGTGGCGGGCATGACGGCCCTCCTCGGCGACGAGGCCGACGTCGGCCTCCTGCAGCAGCTGACGGGGCTGAGCCACCGGAGCGTCTCCTCCGCGCTCACCCTCCTGGAGCGGACCGGGCTGCTGCGCGCCGACGGCTCGCACCGGTCCTTCCACCCCGTCGTCCGTGCCGCGCTGTCCAGCCACCTCTCGCTCGCCGAACGCGCCGACATCCAGGCCCGCGCAGCCCATCTGCTCTTCACTCAGGGCGTACCGCACGAAAGGGTGGCAGACCTGATCCTGACCAGCGAGCCGACGCAGGAACGCTGGCAGGTCGGGGTCCTGAGGGCGGCGGCCACCGACGCGACCGCGCGAGGGGCCACCGACCGGGCGATCACCTATCTGCGCCGAGCGGCACAGGCGACCCCCTTCCTTCCCGAACGGGCCTCTCTGCTGCTCGAACTGGGTGCCCTGGAGTCGCGTACGGATGTCATGTCGTCGGTCCGGCACCTGGAGGAGGGGACACAGCTCACCGCGGATCCGGCCCTGCGCGCCCGCGGCATCCCGCTGCTCGCCGACGGGCTCATCCAGTGCGGGCAGGCCCACCGCGCGATGGAACTGCTCGACGAACAGGCCGCCGAGACGGCACCGGACGACGCCGAGGCGCTCCGCCGCATCCGCGGGCAGCGAGCCATCGCCGCCATCGCCGCGGGCATCGCCGACGAGGCGGCACCGGCGGCGGATCTCGTCGGCAGCGGCCCCTTCACCGGCCGGCCGGACGCCGTGCCGGACGCGGTGTCGGACGGTGTGCCGGTTGTCGGCGTGCCGGTCGGCACGACCCCCGGTGAGCGGGCCCTGCTCGCCGCTCACGCCCTGTACACCTCGTTGCGGATGGGGAGCGCGGCCGAGGCCATGACCGCGGCCGAGGGAGCGCTGCACCACTTCGACGCCGAGCGCGAGCCGCTGTGGTGCGCCGTGGTGGCGATCGAGGCGCTCCGCCACGCCGACCGGCTTGAATCCGCGAGCCGCTGGAACGAGACGATCAGCGCCTTCGACCTCGGCGGCAGGCCCCCGGCCATGCGGGCGGTGCTGCGCGCGCAGGAGTCCCAGATCCGCTTCCAGCAGGGAGACCTGCCCGGCGCCCTGACGGCGGCCGACGAGGCGCTGCGGCTGCTGCCCGAGCCGCACCCCTACGGGGCGCTCGTGGCGTCCGCCGCGATGCTGCCCCTGGTCGAGAGCGGCCGGGCCCAGGACGCGCGCCGCATCGCCGACGACCCGCGGTGGCGCGCCGTGCCCGAGAACTGGCTCTGGCCCCACTTCCTGGCCGCGCGGGCCCAACTCCGCGCCGCCGAGGGCCACCCCCACGCCGCACTGCACGATCTGGAGCAGTGCGGACGCCTCTTGGCCCGATATGAGGGCGACAATCCGGGGCGGATCGCCTGGCGGTCACAGGCCGCTCAACTGCACCGTCAGGAAGGACGGCCGCAGGAGGCGCAGCGCCTCAGCGACGAGGAACTCGTCCTGGCCCGCCGCTGGGGCGCACCGATCACCCTCGCCAAGAGCCTGCGGGCCGCGGCCCTCGCCGATGCCCGCTCCGACTGCCCGGAACTCCTTGAGGAATCGGTGCTCCTCCTGGAGGACGCGGGCTGCGGGCTCGAACTGGTCCGCTCCCTGATCGCCCAGGGCACCGCCCTGCACGCGGCCGGTCGGACCGAGTCCGCACGGGAGGTTCTGCGCCGGGCCCTCGGCCTGGCCCAGGCGGGTTCGGCGCAGCGGGCGGCGCAGGAGGCGTACCACAAGCTCCTCGCCACCGGAGCGCGCCCGCGCCGCTACTCCCAGGTCGGCCCGCGCGCCCTGACCGCGGGCCAGCGGCGCGTCGTCGAACTCGCCGTGCAGGGGCTGAGCAACGAGGACATCGCTGGTCGGCTGTACGTGACGCAGCGGACGGTGGAGTTCCATCTCACCAACGCCTACCGGAAGTTGGGCATCACCGGGCGTACGGATCTGGCCCGCACCCTGCGGAGTGCCATGGCGGCCTGA
- a CDS encoding NAD-dependent epimerase/dehydratase family protein produces MSGTRVVLTGATGFIGSAVLRELALLGEAGDGHGRPHITAVARRPPAHRTPADTWVTADLGSPDTLRGLCEGADVLLHLACALGPDAATCTVVNVDGTAALMGQARRAGTPRIVHLSTAAVYGPGPHRGADVHDLVPAPVSPASRTRLAGEAPALAAGATVLRPGLVLGRGDRWVVPALAELRARVPARWDGGRGLLSAVDVTALARLIAHLALAAPGARGVPAGVFHASHPEPVRCADLLAELAAHRVLPAADGDLSWDECVERLRATPGRVSERQFALLARDHWYRSDRIWGLAGCAPGPGPLEAVGEAAGWYRALIAGHRGAGSASPTA; encoded by the coding sequence GTGAGCGGTACGCGCGTCGTCCTCACCGGCGCCACGGGGTTCATCGGGTCCGCGGTCCTGCGCGAACTGGCCCTGCTCGGCGAGGCGGGCGACGGGCACGGCCGCCCGCACATCACGGCCGTCGCCCGCCGCCCGCCGGCGCACCGGACCCCGGCCGACACCTGGGTGACCGCCGACCTCGGCAGCCCCGACACCCTGCGCGGCCTGTGCGAGGGCGCCGATGTGCTGCTGCACCTGGCCTGTGCGCTGGGGCCGGACGCCGCGACGTGCACGGTCGTCAACGTGGACGGCACCGCGGCCCTGATGGGACAGGCGCGCCGGGCCGGAACGCCCCGCATCGTGCATCTGTCGACCGCCGCGGTCTACGGTCCCGGCCCGCACCGGGGCGCCGACGTCCACGACCTCGTGCCCGCTCCCGTCTCACCGGCGAGCCGCACCCGCCTGGCCGGTGAGGCGCCCGCGCTGGCGGCCGGGGCGACCGTGCTGCGGCCCGGCCTGGTGCTCGGCCGGGGGGACCGCTGGGTGGTGCCCGCGCTGGCCGAACTCCGCGCCCGGGTCCCCGCCCGCTGGGACGGAGGCAGGGGCCTGCTGTCCGCCGTCGACGTGACCGCCCTGGCCCGCCTGATCGCCCACCTCGCCCTGGCCGCCCCCGGCGCCCGGGGTGTCCCGGCGGGCGTATTCCACGCCAGCCACCCCGAACCGGTGCGCTGCGCGGACCTGTTGGCCGAGCTCGCCGCCCACCGGGTGCTGCCCGCGGCCGACGGCGATCTCTCCTGGGACGAGTGCGTCGAGCGGCTGCGGGCGACGCCGGGCCGGGTGAGCGAGCGGCAGTTCGCGCTCCTGGCGCGCGACCACTGGTACCGCAGCGACAGGATCTGGGGCCTGGCCGGCTGCGCGCCCGGTCCCGGTCCACTGGAAGCCGTCGGGGAGGCGGCCGGGTGGTACCGCGCGCTGATCGCGGGGCATCGGGGGGCCGGTTCAGCCTCCCCCACGGCCTGA
- a CDS encoding IS701 family transposase: protein MVTHVTAGPRSAVAAFSQRVFAELPRADQRRWAHAFLVSVLATPGKKSVRRLAATVSDSPTAFLSLHQFINASPWAWAPVRAELARWTVHRMGPRAYVVDRAVLLKRGPHSCGAHSSFVASAGRHAICQVGLGGFLATAGEAVPVDWRLLLPGPWGSDPAHRLRARIPDDVPGSSVEQLVLDLADSQVRATGLSTLPVVADLPDDIDTAAVARGLDLCGRGFLLAVPGTVREPHHAGGAHRTHRVLALPHERGSSRWWLTNLTHARADRLLALAQLTVRARHSLEELESGFGLADFGGRSYPGWHHHMTMTSAAYAYGRLGGEWDLPDLIPA from the coding sequence ATGGTCACGCACGTCACCGCCGGCCCCAGGTCCGCAGTGGCGGCGTTCTCGCAACGCGTCTTCGCGGAGCTGCCCCGCGCCGACCAGCGCCGGTGGGCGCACGCGTTCCTGGTGAGCGTGCTGGCGACGCCCGGGAAGAAGTCGGTGCGCCGACTCGCGGCCACCGTGTCGGACTCGCCGACCGCGTTCCTCTCCCTGCACCAGTTCATCAACGCGAGCCCCTGGGCCTGGGCCCCGGTCCGGGCGGAACTGGCCCGGTGGACCGTCCACCGGATGGGCCCGCGGGCGTACGTCGTCGACCGTGCCGTCCTGCTCAAGCGCGGCCCGCACTCGTGCGGCGCGCACAGCAGCTTCGTCGCCTCGGCCGGACGGCACGCCATCTGCCAGGTGGGCCTGGGTGGCTTCCTCGCCACCGCCGGGGAAGCCGTTCCCGTCGACTGGCGGCTGCTGCTTCCCGGCCCCTGGGGCAGCGATCCCGCACACCGGCTGCGCGCCCGCATCCCCGATGATGTGCCGGGCTCATCAGTCGAGCAGCTGGTCCTCGACCTGGCCGACTCCCAGGTCCGGGCAACCGGCCTCAGCACCCTGCCGGTCGTCGCCGACCTGCCGGACGACATCGACACCGCGGCCGTCGCCCGCGGGCTCGACCTGTGCGGCCGCGGCTTTCTCCTCGCCGTCCCCGGCACCGTGCGGGAACCGCACCACGCCGGGGGCGCCCACCGCACCCACCGGGTCCTCGCCCTCCCGCACGAGCGCGGCTCGTCCCGGTGGTGGCTCACCAACCTGACGCACGCCCGCGCCGACCGGCTCCTCGCTCTGGCACAGCTGACCGTACGGGCCCGGCACAGCCTGGAGGAGTTGGAGAGCGGGTTCGGCCTCGCCGACTTCGGCGGCCGGTCCTATCCCGGCTGGCACCATCACATGACGATGACGTCGGCGGCGTACGCCTATGGCCGACTGGGCGGTGAGTGGGACCTGCCCGATCTGATTCCGGCCTGA
- a CDS encoding TetR/AcrR family transcriptional regulator — MQERAARTRALVIRAAAELFARDGYGDVTYRQIAAAAKVSVGSLTFHFASKSELADTIQTEGAQAARLAVERVTDAGGPALGQVLGITIELTRLLEDDVCAWAALRLTRERQGAGRWSELWLPTVRALLVRAHKEGQLRDSARSEDLLTLVEHLVGGAETYLRDRIGTRETYEDAATGQTHQDGATGQTYEDAATRETYEDAATRLERVWNLVLEGVAPVTGPQGVPAPRWGRSADAVP, encoded by the coding sequence ATGCAGGAAAGAGCGGCCCGCACTCGGGCTCTCGTCATCCGCGCCGCCGCGGAGCTCTTCGCGCGTGACGGGTACGGAGACGTCACCTACCGCCAGATCGCCGCCGCGGCGAAGGTCTCCGTGGGCTCTCTGACCTTTCACTTCGCGTCGAAGAGCGAGCTGGCGGACACCATCCAGACCGAGGGCGCGCAAGCAGCGCGGCTGGCCGTCGAACGCGTCACGGATGCGGGCGGGCCCGCCCTCGGGCAGGTCCTCGGCATCACCATCGAGCTCACACGGCTCCTTGAGGACGACGTCTGCGCGTGGGCCGCGCTGCGGCTGACGCGTGAGCGGCAGGGGGCGGGCCGGTGGTCCGAGCTGTGGCTCCCGACCGTGCGCGCGCTGCTCGTCCGGGCCCACAAGGAGGGGCAGCTGCGCGATTCGGCCCGCTCGGAAGACCTCTTGACGCTGGTGGAACACCTCGTGGGCGGGGCGGAGACATATCTGCGGGACCGGATCGGTACGCGGGAGACGTACGAGGACGCGGCGACGGGGCAGACGCACCAGGACGGGGCGACGGGGCAGACGTACGAGGACGCGGCCACGCGGGAGACGTACGAGGACGCGGCCACGCGGCTCGAACGGGTCTGGAACCTCGTCCTGGAAGGGGTCGCCCCCGTGACGGGTCCGCAGGGCGTTCCCGCTCCCCGGTGGGGGAGGTCGGCCGACGCCGTGCCGTAG
- a CDS encoding ScbA/BarX family gamma-butyrolactone biosynthesis protein — protein sequence MRVQGAARDTPVPERPVPAHRPQRLTTTVPREYVHRAALSEVFLTGWEAVGDDTFKVTAQWPRCHGFYELHESGQGSYDPLMLCETFRQTFPLLSHAAYGVPFGHQLTWHHLRYTLDPRAMALAAVPAEIELRVRCFDIRYRRDLPIAMSMSVEVLRDGTPFATATTRFGVLAPAVYRRLRGTRGDAQRVFAAAPPPPPPVTRASAGRSRRQDIVLAHAPGPGRWRLRADTTHPVLFDHAVDHVPGMLLLEAVRQAGHALRPGDDSRMPVSMEAVFHHYVEFDSPCWIEAEPVPTDAPGARDVRVDAVQQGRLMFRATSTLTGL from the coding sequence ATGCGCGTGCAGGGGGCGGCGCGGGACACACCCGTCCCGGAGCGGCCCGTCCCCGCGCACCGGCCCCAGCGCCTGACCACCACCGTGCCCCGCGAGTACGTGCACCGGGCAGCACTGTCAGAGGTCTTCCTGACCGGCTGGGAAGCCGTCGGCGACGACACCTTCAAGGTCACCGCGCAGTGGCCGCGCTGCCACGGCTTCTACGAACTGCACGAGTCCGGGCAGGGGTCGTACGACCCGCTCATGCTCTGTGAGACCTTCCGCCAGACCTTTCCGCTGCTGAGCCACGCCGCCTACGGCGTACCGTTCGGCCACCAGCTCACCTGGCACCACCTTCGGTACACGCTCGACCCGCGGGCGATGGCCCTCGCGGCCGTGCCCGCCGAGATCGAGCTGCGCGTCCGCTGCTTCGACATCCGCTACCGGCGTGACCTGCCGATCGCGATGAGCATGTCCGTCGAAGTCCTGCGGGACGGCACTCCGTTCGCGACAGCCACCACCCGCTTCGGCGTCCTGGCGCCCGCTGTCTACCGAAGGCTGCGCGGCACGCGCGGCGACGCCCAGCGCGTCTTCGCCGCCGCCCCGCCCCCGCCGCCGCCCGTGACCCGCGCGAGCGCGGGCCGCAGCCGGCGCCAGGACATCGTCCTGGCGCACGCGCCGGGCCCCGGACGCTGGCGACTGCGCGCCGACACCACCCACCCCGTCCTGTTCGACCACGCCGTCGACCACGTGCCGGGGATGCTGCTCCTCGAAGCGGTGCGCCAAGCCGGCCACGCCCTGCGGCCCGGGGACGACAGCCGGATGCCCGTGTCCATGGAGGCGGTCTTCCACCACTACGTGGAATTCGACTCCCCCTGCTGGATCGAGGCCGAGCCGGTCCCCACCGACGCCCCCGGGGCGCGTGACGTGCGCGTCGACGCCGTCCAGCAGGGCCGGCTCATGTTCCGTGCCACCAGCACGCTGACCGGCCTCTGA
- a CDS encoding ScbR family autoregulator-binding transcription factor: MAGLAEPKQERAVRTREIVMRAAAEVFDEYGYGGASISKIMKRAGVTQGGMYFHFKSKLGLAEAVMASQQDFIELPPGEDGLQRLIDITAHITHELQHNVLFRASVRLAVEQEEFGRNDDTAYQEWAERFRVQLVAARARGELLDDVDEQEFSNVLVAAYTGTQIFSTMASKRADLPERTRTLWRYLLRAIATPSARETLRLPEAGTGADT, from the coding sequence ATGGCGGGGCTCGCGGAGCCGAAACAGGAACGGGCGGTGCGGACGCGGGAGATCGTGATGCGCGCCGCCGCCGAGGTGTTCGACGAGTACGGCTACGGCGGCGCGAGCATCAGCAAGATCATGAAGCGCGCGGGGGTGACCCAGGGCGGCATGTACTTCCACTTCAAGTCCAAGCTGGGCCTGGCCGAGGCCGTGATGGCCAGCCAGCAGGACTTCATCGAGCTGCCTCCCGGCGAGGACGGGCTGCAGCGGCTGATCGACATCACCGCCCACATCACCCACGAGCTCCAGCACAACGTCCTGTTCCGCGCCAGCGTGCGACTCGCGGTCGAGCAGGAGGAGTTCGGCCGCAACGACGACACCGCGTACCAGGAGTGGGCCGAGCGGTTCCGCGTCCAGCTCGTCGCGGCCCGCGCGCGTGGTGAGCTCCTCGACGACGTGGACGAGCAGGAGTTCTCGAACGTCCTGGTGGCCGCGTACACGGGCACCCAGATCTTCTCGACCATGGCCAGCAAGCGCGCCGACCTGCCCGAACGGACCCGCACCCTCTGGCGCTACCTGCTGCGCGCCATCGCGACGCCGTCCGCCCGCGAGACCCTGCGCCTGCCCGAGGCCGGCACCGGCGCCGACACGTGA